Proteins encoded by one window of Dialister pneumosintes:
- the plsY gene encoding glycerol-3-phosphate 1-O-acyltransferase PlsY, translating into MMALCWIVLAYFIGAIPCGYLIGRIFYGIDLRMRGSGNIGATNAYRELGIFPALIVFICDSAKGYLAVWLGDVSPLVALLCATAVIIGNDWSVFLKFKSGKGVACGVGAFTYICPSATIIAFIVWILVFIGTRIVSLASIIAAPVVVVVLLFTNMPVEYVIFSMIAAIIVVGKHHTNIKRLLRGEEKKISREKR; encoded by the coding sequence ATGATGGCTCTTTGCTGGATTGTGTTGGCTTATTTTATAGGAGCTATTCCTTGTGGTTATTTGATTGGACGCATTTTTTATGGAATAGATTTACGTATGCGAGGAAGTGGAAATATTGGTGCTACTAATGCGTATAGAGAATTGGGAATATTTCCTGCACTGATAGTTTTTATTTGTGATAGTGCAAAAGGATATCTGGCTGTATGGTTAGGTGATGTGTCGCCTCTTGTCGCTTTATTATGTGCGACTGCCGTTATTATTGGTAATGACTGGTCTGTTTTTTTGAAATTTAAAAGCGGAAAAGGTGTTGCATGTGGTGTAGGTGCATTTACCTATATTTGTCCGAGTGCTACCATTATAGCTTTTATAGTATGGATTTTGGTATTTATAGGAACAAGAATTGTATCGTTAGCATCCATTATTGCGGCACCCGTAGTAGTTGTAGTACTTTTATTTACGAATATGCCGGTCGAATATGTTATATTTAGTATGATTGCAGCAATTATTGTTGTAGGAAAGCATCATACTAATATAAAACGATTACTAAGAGGAGAAGAAAAGAAAATTTCTCGTGAGAAGAGGTAG